A stretch of the Sphingobacterium thalpophilum genome encodes the following:
- a CDS encoding SusC/RagA family TonB-linked outer membrane protein has protein sequence MSSININYKLGIILFISTFGAHRSWAQQDTVARNIQRQATSAYSVKGTVYDSQTNKPIAGARITYGSNVAKLTDSKGNFLLELPVSDAIVEVSLDGYIAKQVPVLLDKSMKVVLYPDGYRSFYKKTETVFGDNGVLNNTGAVDKLELNAWEQNSETVNSYLQGKLAGVRVTRHSGTPSIGGNLTIRGLQSLYSNNQPLYIVDGIVYNAEHLSPSITIGHLNNALQHIDVRDIQDITVLKDAVSANIYGAKSSNGVVVINTNHSKELATQIDLQATTGYNFRPKRIPVMKSYAYRSYLNDLLATSTYSGEEIANMPFNNDNPKFDEYAKYHNETDWQKDVLHNTVDQNYFLRVTGGDNIARYALSVGYNNEQGVLDNTKQNRYTARFNGDMNLTKKFTAQTNISMGYGQQSLKDQGLSPKTNPLFLSLIKSPFLNTHDIAPDGSISPNYAEADYFGYSNPMQITQNGINNKKAYRFLGSLVFNYAFNTNFKLSNLSTVTYDKAQEDFFIPKKGVAKDTVNNMEVYSRLGTQVARYYSISNDLRLQYNQDLGTQGRLEAIGGVRYHKHDSEQDYALGYNSATDQLVSIGNSTPASRVYGGHIGKWANMTAYAMGNFSWKNTYVLNASISMDGSSRFGEKAQGGLKLADKVYAVFPAVGAAWLLSNEDFLKGNNTISLWKLRASYGMTGNDDIGNYDARQNYISQNFLGVQGLVRDGVANPYLKWEKVEKINVGTDLSLLNERINLGVDIYQNRTSDMLAYNSGNTVSGISYYLYNNGSMRTRGIDFSLFGRILTGPVKWDASLTLSHYKSTITDLPEASYTQYAGGTFVSEKDGAPNAFYGYQFNGVYRTSAEAAASGLAILDATGNKIPFQAGDAKFTDRNGDKIIDDRDRMIIGDPNPDLVGGLNNSLTYKNWKFGALVTFSLGNDIYNYTRAQLESGSTFYNQTELLQNRWRAEGQETDVPRVALNDPMGNSRFSNRWIEDGSYVRLRQLSVEYGIPVNKRIIKYVRLYGTANNVLTFSKYLGYDPEFAQSADVFHQGVDVTLEPIVRSVQLGLRIGL, from the coding sequence ATGAGTTCGATCAACATAAATTATAAATTGGGTATTATCTTGTTTATTTCCACTTTTGGAGCGCACCGCAGTTGGGCGCAACAAGATACTGTCGCCCGCAATATACAACGACAGGCTACTTCTGCTTATTCCGTGAAAGGTACTGTGTATGACAGCCAAACCAATAAACCTATCGCCGGTGCTCGTATTACTTATGGCAGCAACGTAGCAAAATTGACCGATAGTAAAGGTAATTTCCTTTTAGAGCTACCGGTCTCCGATGCAATTGTTGAAGTTTCTTTGGATGGATATATAGCCAAGCAGGTTCCTGTGCTGTTAGATAAATCGATGAAGGTAGTCTTATACCCTGATGGGTATCGTTCTTTCTATAAAAAGACGGAAACAGTATTTGGCGATAATGGAGTTTTAAATAATACGGGCGCAGTCGATAAATTGGAACTGAATGCCTGGGAACAGAATTCTGAGACGGTCAATAGCTACCTGCAAGGAAAGCTGGCCGGTGTACGAGTAACCCGACATTCGGGAACACCTTCTATTGGCGGAAATCTCACTATTCGAGGCCTGCAGTCGTTGTATTCCAATAATCAGCCCTTATATATTGTAGACGGTATTGTGTATAATGCGGAGCATTTGAGTCCTTCTATAACCATAGGACATCTCAACAATGCTTTGCAGCACATTGATGTGCGCGACATTCAAGATATTACGGTATTGAAAGATGCTGTATCCGCAAATATTTATGGGGCCAAATCCTCCAATGGGGTCGTGGTCATTAATACCAACCATTCAAAAGAGCTGGCTACACAAATCGATTTGCAGGCAACAACGGGATATAATTTCCGTCCGAAACGTATTCCCGTCATGAAATCTTATGCCTACCGAAGTTATTTGAATGATTTGTTGGCAACGAGTACGTACAGTGGTGAGGAAATCGCGAATATGCCTTTCAATAATGATAATCCAAAATTCGATGAATATGCGAAGTATCATAATGAAACGGATTGGCAGAAAGACGTGCTTCATAATACGGTTGACCAAAATTATTTTCTTCGGGTTACAGGGGGGGATAATATTGCACGATATGCTTTATCAGTTGGCTATAATAATGAGCAAGGTGTTTTGGACAATACAAAGCAAAATCGCTATACGGCACGCTTTAATGGCGATATGAATTTGACCAAGAAATTTACTGCTCAGACCAATATCTCCATGGGTTATGGACAGCAAAGCCTGAAAGATCAGGGCTTATCACCAAAGACCAACCCTTTGTTTCTTTCGTTGATTAAGTCTCCATTTCTAAATACGCATGACATTGCTCCAGATGGCAGCATTTCACCGAATTATGCCGAAGCTGATTATTTCGGCTATTCCAATCCGATGCAAATCACACAAAATGGGATTAATAATAAAAAGGCCTATCGGTTTTTAGGTTCTTTGGTGTTCAACTATGCGTTCAATACAAATTTTAAATTAAGTAACCTGTCTACCGTGACCTATGATAAAGCGCAAGAGGATTTCTTTATTCCCAAAAAAGGAGTTGCAAAGGACACGGTAAATAATATGGAAGTTTATAGTCGTCTCGGTACTCAGGTGGCTCGTTATTATTCGATTTCAAATGATTTGCGTCTGCAATATAATCAGGATCTAGGAACTCAGGGCCGCTTGGAAGCTATTGGTGGAGTCCGGTACCACAAGCATGATTCGGAACAAGATTATGCACTAGGCTATAATTCGGCGACTGACCAGCTGGTCAGTATTGGTAACTCCACACCAGCATCTCGGGTTTATGGTGGACATATCGGTAAATGGGCCAATATGACGGCCTATGCTATGGGTAATTTTAGCTGGAAGAATACTTATGTCTTAAATGCATCCATATCGATGGATGGATCTTCCCGCTTCGGGGAAAAAGCACAAGGAGGCTTAAAGCTTGCTGATAAGGTATATGCAGTATTCCCGGCTGTAGGTGCTGCATGGTTGTTGTCCAATGAGGATTTTTTGAAAGGAAATAATACGATCTCATTATGGAAACTTCGGGCGAGTTATGGGATGACAGGTAATGATGATATTGGAAATTATGATGCGCGGCAGAATTACATCTCACAGAACTTCTTAGGTGTTCAGGGACTTGTGCGCGACGGTGTTGCCAATCCTTATCTAAAATGGGAGAAAGTAGAAAAAATAAACGTCGGGACGGATCTTTCGTTGTTGAATGAACGCATCAATTTGGGCGTCGATATCTACCAAAATAGGACAAGTGATATGCTAGCCTATAATTCGGGGAATACTGTTTCTGGAATTAGTTATTACCTCTATAATAATGGCTCAATGCGTACACGCGGTATTGACTTCTCCTTGTTTGGACGTATTCTGACGGGTCCGGTCAAATGGGATGCATCATTGACCCTAAGTCACTATAAAAGCACGATCACAGATCTTCCCGAAGCATCCTATACACAATACGCCGGTGGAACTTTTGTGAGCGAGAAAGACGGTGCACCAAATGCCTTTTATGGGTACCAGTTCAACGGTGTTTACCGTACCAGTGCCGAAGCTGCCGCTTCTGGACTAGCAATTTTGGATGCAACAGGCAATAAAATACCTTTCCAGGCAGGCGATGCGAAGTTTACGGACCGCAACGGTGACAAGATCATTGATGATCGTGATCGCATGATCATAGGTGATCCCAATCCAGATCTGGTGGGCGGATTGAATAACAGCCTGACCTATAAAAACTGGAAATTCGGTGCATTGGTGACATTCAGTTTAGGCAATGATATTTATAACTATACACGAGCACAGCTCGAGTCGGGAAGTACATTTTATAATCAGACAGAACTCTTACAAAACAGATGGCGGGCGGAAGGCCAGGAAACTGATGTACCTCGCGTTGCGCTCAACGATCCGATGGGAAATAGTCGATTTTCGAATCGATGGATAGAAGACGGTTCGTATGTTCGGCTTCGTCAGCTTTCCGTTGAATATGGTATTCCTGTCAATAAACGGATCATCAAATATGTCCGTCTATACGGGACTGCCAATAACGTGTTGACTTTTAGTAAGTATTTAGGTTATGATCCTGAATTTGCGCAGTCTGCTGATGTTTTTCATCAGGGGGTTGATGTGACGTTGGAACCCATCGTCCGCTCTGTGCAGCTGGGATTGAGGATCGGTCTATAA